A genomic region of Candidatus Aramenus sp. CH1 contains the following coding sequences:
- a CDS encoding ABC transporter ATP-binding protein produces the protein MIFEESTDAILKVDSLRTYYKTKKDSVKAVDDVSLFVDRAKVLGVAGESGCGKSTLVSTIFRVLPRNAQVVSGEVKFKGQDILSMDLKTFRKTIVWRDIAYIPQASMDVLDPVYKVKDQMMETIMEHEDVSKAEAMERIYKALESVGVPPEKAEMFPHELSGGQRQRVVIAMALLLNPSMVISDEATTALDVITQARILKMMKDLQESRKFSMMFVTHDLALLANISDSVLVMYAGKVVEFGDVERIFRNPLHPYTKALIEAIPDLRLRKKKKLVSIPGYPPDLENPPKGCRFAPRCPIAMPICREKEPELTKVERFHYVACHAVSKK, from the coding sequence GTGATCTTTGAGGAATCCACGGACGCAATCCTAAAGGTGGACTCCCTAAGGACGTACTACAAGACCAAGAAAGACAGCGTCAAAGCAGTGGACGACGTATCTCTCTTCGTGGACAGGGCAAAGGTTCTTGGGGTAGCAGGGGAGTCCGGATGCGGTAAGTCAACGCTTGTCTCCACAATATTCAGGGTGCTTCCGAGGAACGCACAAGTAGTATCTGGGGAAGTAAAATTCAAGGGACAGGACATACTTTCCATGGATCTTAAGACCTTTAGGAAGACCATTGTATGGAGGGACATAGCCTACATACCCCAAGCCTCCATGGACGTACTTGACCCCGTGTACAAGGTAAAGGACCAGATGATGGAAACTATAATGGAGCACGAGGATGTCTCAAAGGCGGAGGCCATGGAGAGAATATATAAGGCGCTGGAGAGCGTCGGCGTGCCTCCGGAAAAGGCAGAGATGTTCCCCCACGAACTCTCCGGGGGACAGAGGCAGAGGGTAGTAATTGCGATGGCTCTGCTGTTGAACCCGTCTATGGTGATCTCTGACGAGGCCACCACTGCCCTCGACGTCATAACCCAAGCTAGAATACTGAAGATGATGAAAGACCTCCAGGAGAGTAGGAAGTTTAGCATGATGTTTGTGACCCACGACCTAGCGCTCCTAGCTAACATAAGCGACAGCGTCCTCGTTATGTACGCAGGAAAGGTAGTGGAGTTCGGGGACGTGGAAAGGATTTTCAGGAACCCCCTCCACCCCTATACAAAAGCCTTGATTGAGGCAATTCCGGACTTGAGGTTGAGGAAAAAGAAGAAGCTCGTCTCGATTCCGGGCTACCCTCCGGACCTAGAGAACCCGCCGAAAGGCTGTAGGTTTGCCCCTAGGTGCCCAATAGCCATGCCCATCTGCAGGGAGAAGGAACCTGAGCTGACAAAGGTAGAGAGGTTCCATTACGTAGCTTGTCACGCGGTGAGCAAGAAATGA
- a CDS encoding ABC transporter permease, translating to MNKVIKDLLSRKSFVFSIIIIGLFSILAVAAPALTPYSNPYLPSQQYVAAPYAVPSWATIFPQYRELPPDVSFTFTRYVSSESSYVTAINASYIKVVVPPGQTVNVSFPFKWNWSDPYNVVVSFKLLTPSTTSFVVNLYFNGLYAMELSPEPFPVEPAVSISPGKVNSVVFNSKYISSVNSPFASELPLSKQALAAYEFPSYALPKPGTYNVTVSFENTGSSKEVFVMSLPSYSSLGYVYGKLGTDDNGASVFAEFVYGARFDLYLSILASVLIIGIGLFIGLLAGYIGGFTDLSLNALTDFFLLIPGLPLLVVLISIFDVTGTIVNVNKPTLILLIISLLSWPGTAKIIRGQTLSLKSRTFVEAAKALGEGNSRILFRHILPNLMGILFAQLAYDVPGVILAESGLDFLGLGITEFPTWGNMLGFATYNVSFINGFAWWWVLPPGLGIVLLSTAFYFFGSAMLDVLSPYKLRGE from the coding sequence ATGAACAAAGTCATTAAGGACCTGCTATCAAGGAAGTCCTTCGTGTTCTCAATCATAATAATTGGATTATTCTCAATTTTGGCAGTAGCCGCTCCAGCGCTGACCCCTTATAGCAACCCGTATTTGCCCTCCCAACAGTATGTGGCGGCCCCATATGCCGTCCCTTCATGGGCAACGATCTTCCCGCAGTATAGGGAACTCCCTCCAGATGTGTCCTTCACCTTTACGAGGTACGTCTCCTCTGAAAGCTCTTATGTAACGGCAATAAACGCGTCCTACATTAAGGTTGTAGTCCCACCAGGGCAAACAGTTAACGTATCGTTTCCTTTTAAGTGGAACTGGAGCGATCCGTACAATGTGGTTGTATCGTTTAAGCTCTTAACGCCTAGCACAACCAGCTTTGTCGTAAACTTGTACTTCAACGGCTTGTACGCAATGGAACTTTCCCCCGAACCCTTCCCCGTGGAGCCAGCAGTTTCGATATCCCCCGGCAAGGTAAACAGCGTGGTATTCAACTCAAAGTATATATCCTCAGTGAACTCCCCCTTTGCCTCTGAGCTACCGCTATCCAAACAAGCTCTAGCTGCCTACGAGTTTCCATCTTACGCACTTCCGAAGCCTGGAACCTACAACGTCACGGTTTCCTTTGAGAACACTGGAAGCTCTAAGGAAGTATTCGTCATGTCATTGCCTTCCTATAGTTCCTTGGGATACGTATACGGTAAGCTAGGCACGGACGACAACGGAGCTAGCGTATTCGCGGAGTTCGTCTATGGAGCTAGGTTTGACCTATACCTCTCTATCCTGGCATCAGTATTAATAATAGGAATAGGTCTATTCATAGGATTGCTGGCAGGCTACATTGGAGGGTTTACTGACCTTTCCCTAAACGCTCTGACCGACTTCTTCCTCTTGATTCCTGGGCTACCATTACTTGTGGTGCTAATAAGCATATTTGACGTAACTGGAACCATAGTTAACGTGAATAAGCCTACACTTATACTACTAATAATATCCTTGCTATCGTGGCCTGGCACAGCCAAGATTATAAGGGGACAGACGCTCTCTTTAAAGAGCAGGACTTTTGTGGAGGCCGCGAAGGCCCTAGGAGAGGGAAACTCGAGAATATTGTTCAGGCATATCCTTCCTAACTTGATGGGCATACTCTTCGCCCAGTTAGCCTACGACGTTCCCGGAGTAATTTTAGCGGAGTCTGGTCTAGACTTCCTGGGCTTGGGAATAACGGAATTTCCCACGTGGGGAAACATGTTGGGCTTTGCCACGTATAACGTGTCCTTTATTAACGGTTTCGCGTGGTGGTGGGTACTTCCGCCTGGGCTAGGAATAGTCCTGTTGAGCACGGCGTTTTACTTCTTCGGCTCTGCCATGCTCGATGTACTAAGTCCCTATAAGTTGAGGGGCGAGTGA
- a CDS encoding APC family permease, whose protein sequence is MASEKGKTQKVTTKSLFARESSGLVREINWLTAMFISMGFIAFYVLPISYLSGLYVSPNGLVVLGALLSWIVLMPHAYLWTKISEKYQRTAADYVFASRVLNPAIGVGVGLVFGISQMIFDAAIVYDGVGQLQTGFAAMANDFGGTYFSLASALSNPFMVLAVGAITFTGVILINIFLPKYTNQIMGAITVVALITFVTTGSLMHFVTPSSLEASGVNYSSVISASSSATPLFPNAALATIGLMVFTASFLPFVNGATSVAGEVRGGSKAFRLGVLAALVVAGVLITFFIASSVSSLPASFFIGAGAQGDANLLNPVYDVVVSFKSLPLDLFLVIGSYFWYLAIMFAVALFVSRYFMAIAFDKALPTVVSYVSERFHSPVVAHLVDEIITIGSLVAITVTPLSSAFFYGMDTADAMALLFGFIIVVIASIVASVKAEGKELLGNRIFILGMSVVDLAVLSLYAYYWFGNSTVYLGIQMNPLTWTIVASPFIAGIAIYYVIRWYRLRKEGIDIAYTFKEIPPE, encoded by the coding sequence ATGGCTAGTGAAAAAGGTAAAACCCAAAAGGTAACCACAAAATCCCTTTTTGCGAGGGAGTCCTCGGGTCTCGTAAGGGAGATAAACTGGTTGACGGCTATGTTCATAAGCATGGGGTTCATAGCGTTCTACGTCCTCCCCATATCCTACCTCTCCGGGCTGTACGTGTCCCCAAACGGGCTAGTGGTCCTCGGTGCACTGCTGAGCTGGATAGTGCTCATGCCCCACGCTTACCTTTGGACTAAGATAAGCGAGAAGTACCAGAGGACAGCAGCAGACTACGTGTTCGCGAGCAGGGTCCTCAACCCGGCAATAGGCGTAGGGGTCGGGCTGGTCTTCGGCATCTCCCAGATGATATTCGACGCCGCCATCGTGTACGACGGCGTTGGTCAGCTCCAGACGGGGTTTGCAGCAATGGCCAACGACTTTGGAGGTACTTATTTTTCCCTCGCTTCCGCCCTCTCAAACCCGTTCATGGTACTGGCGGTGGGGGCCATAACCTTCACGGGCGTCATACTGATCAACATATTCCTCCCCAAGTACACCAACCAGATAATGGGCGCGATAACCGTCGTAGCGCTGATAACTTTCGTGACGACAGGGTCCCTCATGCACTTCGTGACCCCCTCTTCCTTGGAGGCCTCCGGAGTTAACTACTCCTCTGTCATCTCCGCCAGCTCCTCCGCCACCCCGCTGTTCCCCAACGCTGCGCTTGCAACCATAGGGCTCATGGTCTTCACCGCTAGCTTCTTACCCTTCGTCAATGGCGCCACCTCCGTTGCCGGTGAGGTGAGGGGCGGTAGCAAGGCCTTTAGGCTGGGCGTGCTCGCAGCGTTGGTGGTGGCAGGAGTGTTGATCACCTTCTTCATAGCGTCCTCCGTGAGCTCCCTTCCTGCCTCCTTCTTCATAGGGGCAGGAGCCCAAGGAGATGCCAACCTCCTTAACCCCGTCTACGACGTGGTAGTGAGCTTCAAGAGCTTACCCCTAGACCTCTTCCTGGTGATAGGCTCCTACTTCTGGTACTTGGCAATAATGTTCGCCGTTGCACTATTCGTCTCGAGATACTTCATGGCTATAGCGTTCGACAAGGCGTTGCCCACAGTAGTATCCTACGTGAGCGAGAGGTTCCACTCGCCAGTGGTGGCCCACTTGGTAGACGAGATCATAACCATAGGTAGTCTTGTAGCCATAACTGTGACCCCCTTGAGTTCTGCGTTCTTCTACGGCATGGACACAGCGGATGCCATGGCGTTGCTCTTCGGCTTCATAATAGTTGTAATAGCCTCCATCGTAGCGTCGGTGAAGGCTGAGGGGAAGGAACTGCTGGGGAACAGGATTTTCATACTCGGTATGTCCGTAGTGGACTTAGCCGTACTTAGCCTGTACGCCTACTACTGGTTCGGTAACTCCACGGTGTACTTAGGCATACAGATGAACCCGCTGACCTGGACAATTGTAGCCTCGCCGTTCATAGCTGGAATAGCAATCTATTATGTAATAAGGTGGTATAGGCTGAGGAAGGAGGGAATAGACATAGCCTATACGTTCAAGGAGATACCTCCAGAGTAA
- a CDS encoding ABC transporter permease, whose protein sequence is MSSTATSEKSVIRGRFHITGLKRYLLKRIAERSVLLFGILVFNFFVFQVLPTLYHINVAELYVPLSYKGLPRSELVQAIDRQFGLNLPLQERFFVYIESLLTFHLGISMHYDEPVLTLIEQRFPVTALLVIPSLFLSTVLAVVLGLYSISRQGKIGDNIVSFTAIMTYFIPSFWLGEIVLYVFGFYLNVFPTNIAEAITRNGVTLQGFAYWASLLKFLTLPILFLTVVSYGVRNILFRNNGIELMGSNFVNYLRARGISDRKIFYKHVTRNAIIPVFTRVGIDLAFLFAGVVFIEDVFNIPGLGRLLVSAAENLDIPLLEGDFYVISLFAVVILLALDLIYPLIDPRVKYE, encoded by the coding sequence ATGAGCTCAACGGCTACCTCTGAGAAAAGCGTAATCAGGGGCAGGTTCCACATAACCGGTCTAAAGAGGTACCTATTGAAGAGAATAGCCGAAAGGTCAGTCTTGTTGTTTGGGATCCTCGTGTTCAACTTCTTTGTCTTTCAAGTCTTACCCACCCTTTACCATATAAACGTAGCCGAGCTTTACGTCCCACTTTCCTATAAGGGACTGCCCAGGAGCGAGCTCGTGCAGGCCATTGACAGACAGTTCGGGCTAAACCTACCTCTACAGGAGAGGTTCTTCGTTTACATTGAGTCCCTTTTGACCTTTCACTTAGGTATATCGATGCACTACGACGAACCAGTGCTAACCTTAATAGAGCAGAGGTTTCCTGTTACCGCCCTTCTTGTCATCCCCAGTCTGTTCTTGAGCACCGTTCTGGCGGTGGTACTGGGCCTATATTCCATATCAAGACAAGGCAAGATAGGCGACAACATCGTGAGTTTTACGGCGATAATGACTTACTTTATTCCATCTTTCTGGCTAGGGGAGATCGTGCTTTACGTGTTCGGTTTCTACCTAAACGTATTTCCGACGAACATAGCCGAGGCGATAACCAGGAACGGAGTGACGTTACAGGGTTTCGCTTACTGGGCTAGTCTGTTAAAGTTCCTCACTCTCCCTATCCTATTCCTCACGGTAGTAAGCTATGGGGTCAGGAATATCCTCTTCAGGAACAACGGGATAGAGCTCATGGGTAGCAACTTCGTCAACTACTTGAGAGCAAGGGGGATTAGCGACAGAAAGATATTTTACAAACACGTGACGAGGAACGCTATAATACCCGTCTTTACGAGGGTGGGAATAGATCTAGCCTTCCTATTTGCAGGAGTAGTGTTCATTGAAGACGTGTTCAACATCCCAGGGTTGGGAAGGCTTTTGGTGTCAGCCGCAGAGAACTTAGACATTCCCCTCCTAGAGGGCGACTTCTACGTTATAAGCTTGTTTGCAGTAGTTATCCTACTGGCGTTAGACCTTATATACCCTCTAATAGATCCTAGGGTGAAGTACGAATGA
- a CDS encoding ABC transporter ATP-binding protein has protein sequence MIETQNLKVYFKSRNVVVKAVDGVNISIKEKEIVGLVGESGSGKTTLGRTILNLQRPTAGKVLWNGKDVSKLRGKEEKEFRRQNQIIFQNPYEAVDIRMKVYDIVAEGIRVHKLAKNEQEEREMVMNALREVGLTPEEEYANSLPNQLSGGQLQRVAIARALVLDPSFIVADEPVSMLDMSIRAGILDIFQKLKEEKGKSVLMITHDISTIGYIANRIYVMYQGKVIESGPTDEVLDHPLHPYTKVLISAVPLPDPSARSTLSFIEIKEETEPYNGKGCRYYPRCPFAMEVCKEKEPELTGGSNDHYVACFLY, from the coding sequence ATGATAGAGACGCAGAACCTCAAGGTTTACTTCAAGTCAAGGAACGTGGTAGTTAAGGCAGTAGATGGGGTTAACATCAGCATCAAAGAGAAGGAGATAGTTGGGTTGGTGGGAGAATCTGGAAGCGGGAAGACTACGCTGGGGAGGACGATTTTGAACTTGCAGAGGCCCACTGCAGGAAAGGTGCTGTGGAACGGGAAAGACGTTTCAAAGCTAAGGGGGAAAGAGGAGAAGGAGTTCAGAAGGCAGAATCAAATAATATTCCAGAACCCCTACGAGGCCGTGGATATAAGGATGAAGGTATACGACATAGTCGCTGAAGGGATAAGGGTGCATAAGCTGGCAAAGAACGAACAGGAAGAGAGGGAAATGGTAATGAACGCCTTAAGGGAAGTGGGACTCACGCCAGAGGAAGAGTACGCTAACTCCCTACCAAACCAGCTCTCCGGTGGGCAACTACAGAGGGTAGCCATTGCCAGGGCGCTTGTGCTCGACCCAAGTTTTATAGTAGCTGACGAACCGGTCTCCATGTTGGACATGTCAATTAGGGCTGGGATTCTGGATATTTTCCAGAAGTTGAAAGAGGAGAAGGGAAAAAGCGTCTTGATGATTACCCACGACATTTCCACAATAGGCTATATTGCAAACAGGATATACGTAATGTACCAAGGGAAAGTAATAGAGAGCGGACCCACAGACGAAGTCCTTGACCACCCATTACATCCTTACACCAAGGTCCTCATATCTGCAGTGCCCTTGCCAGACCCGTCTGCGAGGAGTACACTGTCCTTTATTGAGATAAAGGAAGAGACGGAACCCTATAACGGCAAGGGTTGTAGGTACTATCCTAGGTGTCCCTTCGCCATGGAAGTCTGCAAGGAAAAGGAGCCAGAGCTAACCGGTGGATCCAATGACCACTACGTCGCGTGTTTCCTATATTGA